A genomic segment from Chitinophaga niabensis encodes:
- a CDS encoding PQQ-dependent sugar dehydrogenase: MKPVTISVATLAFLTTAACIFAFACKKNNSPTTPPPEDPDWPTDNIRVVVGTGISRPWEILWGPDNFIWMTERNGKVSRVNPKTGALSPLLTIPDAVSDGEGGLLGMVLHPDFTTTPQVFVVYNYRNAGNYREKVVRYQYADNTLKDPVILLDNIPAAGIHNGSRLLITPDRKLFITAGDASVQANAQLTTSLSGKVLRINLDGTIPADNPFPGSAVWSYGHRNPQGMVMNNGILYTSEHGAGVEDEVNIIEKQRNYGWPNVEGPCNPGGEATFCTANNVKEPLWSTGNSTFALCGLDYYNNDRIPQWKGSLLVLSLKNQTLYQLKLGADGKTIASTKNYFTNQYGRLRDLCISPAGRVYICTDDNAGKIIEISKPE; encoded by the coding sequence ATGAAACCTGTTACCATATCTGTGGCCACCCTGGCCTTTCTCACAACTGCAGCCTGCATATTTGCCTTTGCCTGCAAAAAGAACAACTCCCCCACTACTCCCCCACCGGAAGACCCGGATTGGCCAACGGATAATATCCGCGTTGTGGTAGGTACGGGTATTTCCCGGCCATGGGAGATCCTCTGGGGGCCTGATAACTTTATCTGGATGACGGAACGCAACGGCAAGGTAAGCCGCGTAAACCCTAAAACGGGCGCACTCAGCCCTCTGCTCACCATCCCGGATGCTGTTTCTGATGGAGAAGGTGGCTTGCTGGGTATGGTCCTTCATCCGGACTTTACCACCACTCCCCAGGTGTTCGTTGTGTATAATTACAGGAATGCCGGCAACTACCGGGAAAAGGTGGTACGTTACCAGTATGCGGACAATACTTTAAAAGATCCCGTGATCCTGCTGGACAACATTCCGGCAGCGGGGATCCATAATGGTTCCAGGCTGCTCATTACCCCTGACCGTAAGTTATTCATTACAGCGGGTGATGCGAGCGTTCAGGCGAATGCGCAGCTCACTACCTCTCTTAGCGGTAAAGTGCTTCGTATTAACCTGGATGGCACCATTCCGGCGGATAATCCCTTCCCGGGCAGTGCTGTATGGAGTTATGGTCACCGCAATCCCCAGGGGATGGTGATGAACAATGGCATCCTTTACACCTCTGAACACGGGGCCGGCGTAGAAGATGAAGTGAACATTATTGAAAAGCAGCGTAATTACGGATGGCCAAATGTGGAGGGCCCCTGCAATCCCGGCGGCGAAGCCACCTTCTGCACTGCCAATAACGTAAAGGAACCGCTCTGGTCAACCGGCAACAGCACCTTTGCCCTTTGCGGACTGGATTATTACAATAACGACCGCATTCCGCAGTGGAAAGGCTCCCTGCTGGTACTGAGCCTGAAGAATCAGACCCTGTACCAGCTAAAGCTTGGCGCGGATGGCAAAACAATAGCCAGCACCAAAAATTACTTTACTAACCAGTACGGCCGGTTAAGGGACCTTTGCATCTCTCCTGCCGGCAGGGTATACATCTGCACGGATGATAATGCCGGAAAGATCATTGAGATCAGCAAACCTGAATAG
- a CDS encoding T9SS type A sorting domain-containing protein — translation MKHLFTKYLLIAVLMAIAWLPTSAQLVLVRDVAASSGGTGTAGGITFDYTIGEPAVATIAAGSWMLSQGFQQPEILPPLAPGVNPLMDFILFPNPASTTARMQFNLLTENMITLMLVNTAGQVIYSERRVYGAGKVTIPTPVDKLAAGIYTVIIKAGGMIYTEKLIVQ, via the coding sequence ATGAAGCATCTTTTTACAAAGTATCTGCTTATTGCCGTGCTTATGGCAATAGCATGGCTGCCCACGAGCGCCCAGCTGGTACTGGTCCGTGATGTTGCAGCCAGTAGCGGAGGCACCGGTACGGCCGGTGGCATCACCTTCGACTACACGATCGGCGAACCCGCCGTAGCCACCATCGCCGCAGGCAGCTGGATGTTATCCCAGGGATTTCAGCAACCTGAGATCCTTCCCCCTTTGGCACCGGGAGTTAACCCCCTTATGGATTTTATCCTCTTTCCCAACCCCGCCTCCACTACGGCCAGGATGCAGTTCAACCTGCTTACTGAAAATATGATCACCCTCATGCTGGTGAATACCGCCGGCCAGGTGATCTATTCAGAAAGACGGGTCTACGGAGCAGGTAAGGTAACCATCCCCACACCGGTAGATAAACTTGCCGCGGGGATCTACACGGTGATCATTAAAGCGGGCGGTATGATCTATACTGAAAAACTCATTGTTCAGTAA
- a CDS encoding beta strand repeat-containing protein, translated as MKKLLTLTIFLLMLVAQETFAQNGLSGINYQAVARNANGTIAANQNLTVRFSIRGGSAAGPVQYQETHTTSTNAIGLFTLQVGRGTPVTGTFAGVPWVAANQYLQVEVNPGGGFTTLGTNQLMSVPFAQFAANGVAGPAGPAGPAGPAGPVGAAGPAGAVGPVGPAGPAGVPGPIGPMGLPGAVGPAGAPGAPGVAGPAGPIGPIGPVGPAGPAGSIVGAPAGGDLTGSYPNPVVAQIQGKAVNNAAPVADQVLKFNGVEWAPGSVVGAFVLPYVANENNPATLFSITNSGDGTSLEGVNNTATSNIASIRGIVSSTSPGGFSAGVRGINNGTGGLGVGVYGSQNGSGWGVYGTTPNGLGVYGNASANGFGVYANSNTGTGLQATSNNGIPASISIFNNANNNNALVVSSVGNGTVINSSSTGNGTAVNASSAGSHGVRGTTEVQTAAGVIGYNNGAGEAVVGITTSNIAGAVVGRNDGGGYGVRGFIATNATGTGVGVLGQVGLNNSTGRAGRFENFNNTNTVGNTLEVETNGNGNIPDNTKGNAASFLVNNTNSVAAAVRGEVKTIFGNFGAAGIFGISSGTGGFAGLFHSSNATGNGHALVAIQDGNGNAITANASKDGNGVETNIDGGGNALYAWVPTFATGRAGRFNIFNESNTSDVITVTTVGNGIAGNFKVDKVTGTSPAVRGEVNSQFANFGTAGIYGVSSGTGGFAGLFHASNPAGNGPALIAIADGNGNGITANASNTGDGVETTADGTGSALYAWVPNFGNGRAARLVNYNTGNINPVLTVEQHSNGSIAVFKSGNPGTVNVARINSAGRGFFNDGTQNSGADIAEAFDVTGPMNAYEPGDVLVISTSQDRAMEKSSGPYSALVAGVYATKPGVLLTEREGVDDITDQVPLGVVGVIPTKVCDEGGVIKRGDLLVTASKPGYAMKADPEKVKPGQVIGKALQELASGNGKIKVLVNVK; from the coding sequence ATGAAAAAACTATTAACCCTTACTATATTCTTACTCATGCTGGTGGCCCAGGAAACCTTTGCGCAAAACGGGCTTTCAGGTATCAACTACCAGGCAGTGGCACGCAATGCCAACGGGACCATTGCCGCTAATCAGAACCTCACGGTGAGGTTCTCAATCCGCGGCGGATCTGCTGCCGGCCCGGTGCAGTACCAGGAAACACATACTACCAGCACTAACGCAATTGGTCTCTTTACTTTACAGGTAGGCCGTGGTACCCCTGTTACCGGAACTTTTGCCGGTGTGCCATGGGTAGCTGCTAACCAGTATCTGCAAGTGGAAGTAAACCCGGGTGGTGGTTTTACCACATTAGGAACTAACCAGCTGATGAGTGTGCCCTTCGCACAATTTGCAGCCAATGGTGTTGCCGGTCCTGCTGGTCCCGCCGGCCCTGCTGGTCCTGCCGGGCCTGTTGGTGCCGCTGGCCCTGCCGGTGCAGTAGGTCCTGTGGGGCCTGCCGGCCCTGCGGGTGTTCCTGGCCCGATAGGACCAATGGGGCTTCCTGGTGCAGTTGGCCCTGCAGGAGCTCCCGGTGCTCCCGGTGTTGCCGGCCCCGCTGGCCCAATTGGCCCAATTGGTCCGGTTGGTCCTGCCGGCCCTGCTGGCTCGATTGTAGGTGCTCCCGCTGGTGGAGATCTTACCGGTTCATATCCTAACCCTGTTGTTGCGCAGATACAAGGCAAAGCTGTAAATAATGCTGCACCTGTGGCAGACCAGGTATTGAAGTTCAATGGTGTGGAATGGGCACCCGGTAGCGTGGTAGGTGCTTTCGTGCTCCCTTACGTAGCCAACGAAAATAACCCTGCTACCCTGTTTTCCATCACCAACTCCGGAGACGGCACCTCGCTGGAAGGTGTGAACAATACCGCCACCAGTAACATTGCTTCCATCCGTGGGATCGTTAGCAGCACCTCTCCCGGTGGATTCTCTGCCGGCGTGCGTGGTATAAATAACGGCACCGGCGGATTAGGCGTTGGTGTTTATGGCTCACAGAATGGCTCCGGCTGGGGCGTTTATGGCACAACGCCAAACGGCCTTGGGGTATATGGTAACGCTTCAGCCAACGGGTTTGGCGTATATGCCAACAGTAATACGGGAACTGGTTTACAAGCTACCAGTAACAACGGTATTCCGGCCAGTATTTCCATCTTCAACAACGCTAATAACAACAATGCCCTCGTTGTTTCCTCTGTAGGTAATGGAACCGTGATAAATTCCAGCTCCACGGGAAATGGTACAGCTGTAAATGCCAGCAGCGCCGGAAGCCATGGCGTGCGGGGAACCACGGAAGTACAAACGGCAGCCGGCGTAATCGGTTATAATAATGGCGCCGGCGAAGCGGTAGTAGGTATCACCACCAGCAATATCGCAGGTGCAGTGGTAGGCCGGAATGATGGCGGCGGCTATGGCGTGAGAGGCTTTATTGCCACCAATGCCACTGGTACAGGTGTTGGCGTATTGGGCCAGGTAGGGTTAAATAATAGTACCGGAAGGGCAGGCCGCTTTGAAAACTTCAATAACACCAATACCGTGGGTAACACCCTGGAAGTGGAAACCAACGGTAACGGTAATATTCCCGATAATACAAAAGGTAATGCCGCTTCCTTCCTGGTAAATAATACCAACAGCGTTGCTGCGGCAGTACGGGGTGAAGTAAAAACCATCTTCGGCAACTTCGGCGCAGCCGGGATCTTTGGTATTTCCTCCGGAACCGGCGGATTTGCAGGCCTTTTCCACTCATCCAATGCAACAGGTAACGGCCACGCCCTGGTGGCCATCCAGGACGGGAATGGTAACGCCATCACCGCTAATGCCAGCAAGGATGGAAATGGTGTAGAAACCAATATTGATGGCGGCGGCAACGCCCTTTACGCCTGGGTACCTACTTTTGCCACGGGCAGGGCCGGACGTTTCAATATCTTCAACGAAAGCAACACCAGTGATGTGATCACGGTAACCACCGTAGGTAATGGTATTGCAGGCAACTTCAAAGTGGATAAAGTAACCGGTACATCTCCTGCCGTACGAGGAGAAGTGAACTCCCAATTTGCCAACTTTGGTACCGCCGGTATCTACGGTGTCAGTTCAGGTACCGGTGGCTTCGCCGGCCTGTTCCATGCTTCCAACCCTGCAGGTAATGGCCCTGCCCTCATCGCAATAGCTGATGGTAACGGTAATGGTATTACCGCCAACGCCTCCAACACCGGGGATGGTGTGGAAACTACAGCAGATGGTACAGGTAGCGCACTGTATGCCTGGGTACCCAACTTCGGCAACGGCAGAGCTGCACGCCTGGTGAATTACAATACGGGCAATATCAATCCTGTACTCACTGTTGAACAACACAGCAACGGATCAATTGCTGTGTTCAAAAGCGGGAACCCAGGAACAGTGAACGTAGCTAGGATTAACTCAGCAGGCCGCGGTTTCTTCAATGATGGCACACAGAATAGCGGTGCGGATATTGCGGAAGCATTTGATGTGACTGGCCCAATGAATGCCTATGAACCAGGCGATGTACTGGTGATCTCGACGTCTCAGGACAGGGCTATGGAAAAATCATCCGGACCTTATTCTGCCCTCGTAGCAGGCGTATACGCCACTAAACCAGGTGTATTGCTTACAGAAAGAGAGGGGGTAGATGATATCACGGACCAGGTGCCTTTAGGCGTAGTAGGTGTGATCCCCACTAAAGTATGTGACGAAGGCGGTGTTATCAAACGTGGTGACCTGCTCGTTACTGCCAGTAAACCCGGTTATGCCATGAAGGCCGATCCTGAAAAGGTGAAGCCCGGCCAGGTGATCGGCAAAGCATTGCAGGAACTGGCTTCCGGTAATGGGAAGATCAAAGTGCTGGTGAATGTAAAATAA
- a CDS encoding outer membrane beta-barrel protein, whose translation MRKIGHLTLILAAVLCSTATFAQTEKGNMLVGANLGNIGGTFQNGANRFNLNLTPKLGWFIKDDIAIGGEVKLGLSTGDGSTAFTYGVGAFGRYYIKDKKVEVSKRARWFLEANAGINGVNTKAGDISTNTNGLGIGFGPGLAYFITPNVGLEALLKYDLTVGFGSSTTAHAVGVNVGFQIYLPTSKAKQIYREERANMKK comes from the coding sequence ATGAGAAAAATTGGTCACTTAACCCTTATTCTGGCTGCAGTATTATGTTCTACTGCCACGTTTGCACAAACCGAAAAAGGCAATATGCTGGTAGGCGCCAATTTAGGTAACATCGGAGGTACTTTTCAGAATGGAGCTAACAGGTTCAATTTGAATTTAACCCCCAAATTGGGATGGTTTATAAAAGACGACATTGCAATTGGCGGCGAGGTTAAACTTGGATTGTCAACAGGAGATGGTTCTACTGCCTTTACTTATGGTGTCGGGGCATTTGGCCGGTACTACATTAAAGACAAGAAGGTGGAAGTATCTAAAAGAGCGCGCTGGTTCCTGGAGGCTAATGCCGGTATTAACGGTGTGAATACAAAAGCCGGGGATATAAGCACCAACACCAATGGACTTGGAATAGGCTTTGGTCCCGGACTGGCCTATTTTATTACACCTAATGTAGGTCTTGAAGCATTGTTGAAATATGATCTGACAGTTGGTTTTGGCAGTTCCACTACAGCACATGCTGTTGGGGTTAATGTAGGTTTTCAGATCTATCTGCCTACATCAAAGGCTAAACAGATCTATCGGGAAGAACGCGCAAATATGAAGAAATAA
- the fusA gene encoding elongation factor G encodes MADLRFQRNFGIAAHIDAGKTTTTERILYYTGKTHKIGEVHEGAATMDWMAQEQERGITITSAATTCFWNFPTQQGQPTPDTKSFKFNIIDTPGHVDFTVEVERSLRVLDGLVALFCAVSGVEPQSETVWRQANKYKVPRIGFVNKMDRSGADFLNVVKQVKEMLGANPVPLTLPIGAEDSFKGVVDLITMKGIIWDEEGKGATYQEIAIPADMQAEAEEWRAKLVEAVADYDETLLEKFFEDPNSISEDEIHNAIRKATIDMAIIPMMCGSSFKNKGVQKMLDGVCRYLPSPLDVESVKGINPDNNEEIERHPNAKEPFAALAFKIATDPFVGRLAFFRVYSGRLDGGSYVLNTRTGKNERISRIMQMHANKQNPIDFIEAGDIGAAVGFKDIKTGDTLCAEDHPIILESMTFPEPVIHVAIEPKTQADVDKMGLAISKLVEEDPTLRARTDEETGQTILSGMGELHLEIIVDRMRREFKVEVNQGAPQVAYKEAFTKVVEHREVYKKQTGGRGKFADIQIEIGPADEAWLKENEGKSFQFVNDVFGGAIPKEFIPAVAKGFENSMGNGVLANFPLVSLKVRLFDGSFHAVDSDAMSFELCAKSAFREAGRKAKPVLLEPIMKVEVTTPDQYMGDVTGDLNRRRGMLEGMESRNGAQVIKAKVPLSEMFGYVTQLRSLSSGRASSIMEFSHYNPAPNNIAEEVVAKVKGKVNA; translated from the coding sequence ATGGCAGACTTAAGATTTCAAAGAAACTTTGGTATTGCGGCTCACATCGATGCCGGTAAAACCACTACCACAGAGCGTATCCTGTATTATACAGGGAAGACCCACAAAATCGGTGAGGTTCACGAAGGGGCAGCTACCATGGACTGGATGGCGCAGGAGCAGGAGAGAGGTATTACCATTACATCTGCTGCTACTACCTGTTTCTGGAACTTCCCGACTCAACAGGGACAGCCTACGCCTGATACAAAGAGCTTCAAATTCAATATCATTGATACTCCCGGCCACGTGGACTTCACCGTTGAGGTGGAACGTTCCCTGCGTGTTCTGGATGGTCTGGTAGCATTATTCTGCGCTGTATCCGGCGTTGAACCTCAGTCTGAAACTGTATGGCGCCAGGCTAACAAGTACAAGGTACCCCGTATCGGTTTCGTTAACAAAATGGACCGTTCCGGTGCTGACTTCCTGAACGTGGTAAAACAGGTGAAGGAAATGCTCGGTGCAAACCCTGTGCCCCTGACCCTGCCTATCGGCGCTGAAGATAGCTTCAAAGGCGTGGTAGACCTGATCACCATGAAAGGTATCATCTGGGATGAAGAAGGTAAAGGTGCTACTTACCAGGAAATTGCTATCCCTGCGGACATGCAGGCGGAAGCAGAAGAATGGAGAGCGAAACTCGTGGAAGCAGTAGCTGACTACGATGAAACTTTGCTGGAGAAATTCTTCGAAGATCCTAATTCTATTTCTGAAGACGAGATCCATAACGCTATCCGTAAAGCCACAATCGATATGGCGATCATCCCGATGATGTGCGGTTCTTCCTTCAAGAATAAAGGTGTTCAGAAGATGCTGGATGGCGTTTGCCGTTACCTGCCTTCTCCGCTGGACGTTGAATCTGTAAAAGGTATCAACCCTGATAATAATGAAGAAATTGAGCGCCATCCGAACGCAAAAGAACCTTTTGCTGCCCTGGCATTCAAGATCGCTACCGATCCTTTCGTAGGTCGTCTGGCATTCTTCCGGGTTTATTCAGGCCGCCTGGACGGTGGTTCTTACGTACTGAACACCCGTACCGGCAAGAACGAGCGTATCAGCCGTATCATGCAAATGCACGCTAACAAGCAAAACCCGATCGACTTCATCGAAGCCGGTGATATCGGAGCAGCTGTTGGTTTTAAAGATATCAAAACAGGCGACACATTGTGCGCGGAAGATCATCCGATCATCCTTGAGTCAATGACGTTCCCTGAGCCCGTTATCCACGTAGCTATCGAGCCTAAAACTCAGGCAGACGTTGATAAAATGGGTCTGGCCATCTCTAAGCTGGTAGAAGAAGATCCTACCCTGAGAGCAAGGACAGATGAAGAAACCGGCCAAACCATCCTGAGTGGTATGGGTGAGCTTCACCTGGAGATCATCGTAGACCGTATGCGTCGCGAGTTCAAGGTAGAAGTGAACCAGGGTGCGCCGCAGGTTGCTTACAAAGAAGCGTTCACCAAAGTTGTTGAACACCGCGAGGTTTACAAGAAACAAACAGGTGGTCGTGGTAAGTTTGCGGACATCCAGATCGAGATCGGACCTGCTGATGAAGCATGGCTGAAAGAGAACGAAGGCAAGAGCTTCCAGTTTGTGAATGATGTATTTGGTGGAGCCATCCCTAAAGAGTTCATTCCTGCGGTAGCAAAAGGCTTTGAAAACTCAATGGGTAATGGTGTACTGGCTAACTTCCCGCTCGTGAGCCTGAAAGTTCGTTTGTTTGACGGTTCTTTCCACGCGGTTGACTCTGATGCAATGTCCTTCGAGCTTTGCGCCAAATCAGCCTTCCGTGAAGCTGGTAGAAAAGCGAAACCAGTATTGCTGGAACCTATCATGAAAGTGGAAGTGACCACGCCTGACCAATACATGGGTGATGTTACGGGAGACCTTAACCGTCGCCGTGGTATGCTGGAAGGTATGGAATCACGCAATGGTGCACAGGTGATCAAAGCCAAAGTGCCATTGAGCGAAATGTTCGGATACGTAACGCAACTGCGTTCCCTGTCTTCCGGACGTGCTTCTTCCATCATGGAATTCTCTCACTATAACCCTGCACCGAACAACATCGCTGAAGAAGTGGTGGCTAAGGTGAAAGGTAAAGTGAACGCCTAA
- the porV gene encoding type IX secretion system outer membrane channel protein PorV, whose product MKHKLLLLVLCCIGAVHPLLAQKTQQQPMNIGAAFLLVNPDARSSGMGDAVTGIEPDANALFGNAAKIPFAGSWGVSASYSPWMYDLNESKTHMGYVSAFKTFNDMEGIGFSVKYFNHGEVTFRDDNGMELQQYRPREYAIDGSYARKLSKKLAVAVSLRYIRSELGSGTYNGLEQKPASSFAGDIGLYYQGFTDHIDYGNRYCWGISFTNLGTKLKYTDDNNRKSFLPMNLRIGGGYSFVHTQEHQFTVAVDVNKLLVPTPPIYKLDAGGNPTSEIEKGKDPNRGIVESIFSSFGDAPGGFGEEIREFTIASGLEYAYQRKFFVRAGYFYEHPNKGNRQHFAAGIGVNIQGFQVDMSYQMPTGTSLLQRKSLKFTLLYTPFTDR is encoded by the coding sequence ATGAAGCATAAGCTATTGCTGTTAGTGCTTTGTTGTATAGGAGCCGTTCATCCTTTATTGGCTCAGAAAACGCAACAACAGCCTATGAACATAGGCGCAGCATTCTTACTCGTCAACCCGGATGCCCGCAGCAGCGGTATGGGGGATGCGGTTACCGGCATTGAGCCGGATGCCAATGCCCTTTTCGGTAATGCTGCCAAGATCCCATTCGCCGGAAGCTGGGGTGTCAGCGCCTCCTATTCCCCCTGGATGTATGATCTGAATGAAAGTAAAACCCATATGGGCTATGTATCTGCCTTCAAAACCTTTAACGACATGGAAGGCATCGGGTTTTCCGTTAAATATTTCAACCACGGAGAAGTAACCTTCCGGGACGATAATGGTATGGAACTGCAACAATATCGCCCGAGAGAATACGCTATCGACGGAAGTTACGCCAGAAAGCTCTCCAAAAAGCTGGCGGTTGCCGTGTCGCTGCGGTACATCCGCAGCGAGCTTGGTTCCGGTACCTATAATGGCCTGGAACAAAAGCCCGCTTCCTCTTTTGCAGGCGATATAGGACTGTATTACCAGGGTTTTACTGACCATATCGATTATGGCAACCGCTATTGCTGGGGGATCAGTTTTACTAACCTGGGTACCAAGCTGAAGTATACGGACGATAACAACCGTAAATCCTTCCTTCCCATGAACCTGCGGATTGGTGGCGGTTATTCTTTTGTGCATACGCAGGAACACCAGTTCACCGTAGCAGTGGATGTCAACAAACTCCTGGTGCCTACCCCTCCTATCTACAAGCTGGATGCTGGTGGTAATCCCACCAGCGAAATTGAAAAAGGGAAAGATCCCAACCGCGGCATCGTGGAATCTATCTTCTCCTCCTTTGGGGATGCGCCGGGCGGCTTCGGCGAAGAGATCCGCGAGTTTACGATCGCATCCGGGCTTGAATATGCCTACCAGCGCAAGTTCTTTGTGCGCGCAGGTTATTTCTACGAGCATCCGAATAAGGGTAACCGCCAGCATTTTGCGGCAGGGATCGGCGTAAATATCCAGGGCTTCCAGGTAGATATGTCTTACCAGATGCCTACCGGAACAAGCCTGCTGCAACGTAAAAGTTTAAAATTCACTCTGTTATACACACCTTTCACAGACCGTTAA
- a CDS encoding ABC transporter permease, translated as MIRNYFKLAFRNLLRNKIFTAINISGLAMGIAICLVIMLFIKNEWSYDRHNEKADRIVRVVFKGSVQGQAMKEANVMPPTAQTLLKDYPEVEAATRIRNAGAATFSHKEKSFKEEALAFADASLFSVFTLPFVKGDPGTALLEPNTIVISEAVAQKYFGREDPIGQLLEIKNEQKAYKVTGVMKAIPVNAHFHFDLFLSMASLPDQSSDSWMISGYFTYLLLKPGIAWQKLEAKLPQVVEKYMGPQLHQSMGFTLAEFRKKGNDIGLYLQPLTDIHLRSNLMPMTELEPTGDMRYVYIFGAVAIFMLLIACINFMNLSTASASKRAREVGIRKVLGSAKTDLVRQFLLESILLTAFAMILGLVLVYLALPVFNHLTGKELRLGLTTNPWLIPSLLLFGLFVGVLAGSYPAFMLSSFNPVKVLKGRFTGGKATMGLRSGLVVFQFAVSIILIVGTVVVYQQLTYIQNKKLGYERDQVIVLPETSRLGVNENAFRERLLQDPRVVNISTSGYLPAGPTYNNNFFVYAKEQAEQIKTLRYDVDDSYIPTMSMQVIAGRNFSRNYGTDSTGAILNEAAVKALGWDTQNALGQTITRSHNKAGTDKVTYHVIGIVKDFHFRSLHEQISPLVMVLASYNGTMIVKAKTKDISGLLADMNKTWNDLKAAAPLNYSFLDERFKATYEAEQKIALILGISASLTIFVACLGLFGLATFTAEQRTKEIGVRKVLGATVTSIVALLSKDFLKLVLIANVLALPVAWWIMNKWLQEFAYRIDISWSVFVIAILSAILIALAAVSFHSVKAALTNPVRSLRGE; from the coding sequence ATGATCCGCAATTATTTCAAGCTCGCTTTTCGTAATCTGTTGAGGAATAAAATATTTACAGCCATCAATATCTCAGGCCTGGCCATGGGCATTGCCATCTGCCTGGTGATCATGCTTTTTATAAAGAATGAATGGAGTTACGACCGCCACAATGAAAAGGCAGACAGGATCGTAAGGGTTGTATTTAAAGGTTCGGTGCAGGGGCAGGCTATGAAAGAAGCTAATGTAATGCCTCCTACGGCACAGACCTTATTGAAAGATTATCCCGAAGTAGAAGCCGCCACCCGCATCCGGAACGCAGGTGCTGCCACTTTCAGCCATAAAGAAAAAAGTTTTAAAGAAGAGGCCCTGGCCTTTGCAGATGCCAGTTTATTCAGCGTATTCACCCTTCCTTTTGTGAAAGGGGATCCTGGAACGGCCCTGCTGGAACCCAACACCATCGTGATATCGGAGGCCGTGGCACAAAAGTATTTTGGACGGGAAGATCCCATTGGCCAGTTACTGGAAATAAAAAACGAGCAGAAGGCCTATAAAGTGACCGGGGTAATGAAAGCCATTCCCGTGAATGCTCACTTTCATTTTGACCTTTTTCTTTCCATGGCGAGTTTACCCGATCAAAGTTCTGATTCATGGATGATTTCCGGTTATTTCACCTACCTCCTCCTGAAACCTGGCATCGCCTGGCAAAAACTGGAAGCCAAACTACCACAAGTGGTAGAGAAATACATGGGCCCGCAATTGCACCAGTCCATGGGTTTTACGCTGGCTGAATTCCGCAAAAAGGGGAACGACATTGGCCTGTACCTTCAACCGCTCACAGATATCCACCTGCGCTCGAACCTGATGCCCATGACGGAACTGGAGCCTACCGGGGATATGCGTTACGTGTATATTTTTGGTGCCGTGGCAATATTCATGCTCCTGATCGCCTGTATTAATTTCATGAACCTTTCTACCGCCAGTGCCTCCAAACGCGCCAGGGAAGTAGGTATACGAAAAGTGCTCGGTTCCGCAAAAACAGACCTGGTACGCCAGTTCCTGCTGGAATCTATCCTGCTCACCGCTTTTGCCATGATATTAGGCCTGGTACTGGTGTATTTAGCCCTGCCTGTTTTCAATCACCTTACCGGAAAAGAACTCCGTCTCGGCTTAACCACTAATCCCTGGCTGATCCCTTCCCTGCTGCTTTTCGGTTTATTTGTAGGCGTACTGGCCGGTAGTTATCCTGCCTTCATGCTTTCTTCTTTCAATCCTGTTAAAGTGCTGAAAGGCAGGTTTACAGGTGGCAAGGCCACGATGGGTTTGCGGAGCGGCCTGGTGGTTTTCCAGTTTGCCGTTTCTATTATACTCATCGTAGGAACGGTGGTAGTGTATCAACAGCTCACGTACATCCAGAACAAAAAGCTGGGGTACGAGCGGGACCAGGTGATCGTGCTGCCGGAAACCTCCCGGCTGGGTGTTAATGAAAATGCCTTCAGGGAACGGCTGCTGCAGGACCCGCGGGTGGTGAACATCAGTACTTCCGGTTATCTTCCCGCAGGCCCTACCTATAACAATAACTTCTTTGTTTATGCCAAAGAGCAGGCAGAGCAGATCAAAACCCTGCGGTACGATGTGGATGACAGCTACATCCCTACCATGAGCATGCAGGTGATAGCGGGCCGTAATTTCTCCAGGAACTATGGCACAGATTCAACTGGTGCCATCCTTAATGAAGCGGCCGTAAAAGCGCTGGGCTGGGATACACAGAATGCCCTGGGCCAAACGATCACCCGCTCCCATAATAAGGCTGGTACAGATAAAGTCACTTACCATGTGATCGGCATCGTGAAAGATTTTCATTTCAGGTCCCTCCACGAGCAGATCTCTCCGCTGGTGATGGTATTGGCCAGTTACAACGGTACCATGATCGTGAAAGCGAAAACAAAAGATATCTCCGGCTTGCTGGCGGACATGAATAAAACATGGAATGATCTCAAGGCAGCTGCCCCGCTAAACTATTCCTTCCTGGATGAACGTTTTAAGGCAACTTACGAAGCGGAACAAAAGATAGCCCTGATCCTGGGTATCTCTGCCAGCCTGACTATTTTCGTAGCCTGCCTGGGCCTGTTTGGTCTGGCCACTTTCACCGCTGAACAGCGCACAAAGGAAATTGGTGTACGGAAAGTACTGGGTGCTACTGTAACAAGCATAGTGGCTTTGCTCTCGAAGGATTTCCTGAAACTGGTATTGATCGCCAATGTACTGGCCTTACCGGTGGCCTGGTGGATCATGAACAAGTGGCTGCAGGAGTTTGCCTACCGGATCGACATCAGTTGGAGTGTATTCGTGATTGCCATTCTCTCAGCCATCCTGATAGCCCTGGCGGCGGTTAGTTTCCATTCCGTGAAAGCGGCGTTGACCAACCCGGTGCGTAGCTTGAGGGGGGAGTAA